The genome window TACAATCAAATAACTGGGTAACAAACTTCCTGTTCGCTCGAAGTGAAACTGCAAATGCAGTGCATAGAAGATTGCTTGGCCCATAATAAAGAATAATGGCAAATACCGAGTAAAAAGAAGATGGCGTGTTAGCGACAGAAGCAATGGAAAAACGATATAGAATTGAAGAATAATCAGAAAAAAGTACAGATGGGTATGAGCGGTTCCCATCACTAATTGTTTGGCAAATTGCACACCATGGGTCAAAGGTTCTTTACCCGCAAGCAACTGTTTAACGGTAAAATAGATAAAGGACCATACCACATAGGGTACACATACATAGAATAAACGCTTTTTGTAAAAGGTGAGCATCCAACCCTTCTCATTCACCTTGGAGCTGTAGTTGTAGAACAGAACCAGGGAGGACAAGAACAGGAACGCTGGAACGGCAAATTGCAGGAACGTGTTCCAGAAGTAATACACATCATGATCTAACGTGTGCTTCGGGTAATGCGCAACTGCTGTTGAAGTCGCATGGATGGCTACCACTGCCATGATGGCCAATGCACGATAGAGATCCAGATACTCAATACGCCGGGGCCGATTAACCGGTTGATTCATAAAATAACCTCACTTGTGCCTGATATGGGATGATAGTTTCCGGCTGCAATCCAGATTCTATGCTTCATTTTAATCAGCACGCGAGGGTATTACAATCATAATCTATATTATTTTCGTTAAATTTCACCATCATTCTTCATTATTCGACATTCTCTATCCAGAATCGTTCAACAACATTGCCATTAGACTCCACATAGTTTTCATCCTGAATGCCACCATTTCGAAGAATAACTCTTCTGGATGGCTCATTATTTGCATCACATACGACCAATACTTTGGTGATTCCAAGCTCTCTCGTTTTCTCCAAAGAGAGCCTGAGAATTTCGGAACCATAGCCACTTTGCCGCTCTCCAGGACGAATGCCATATCCAATATGTCCTCCACTGTTGAACAATTTGTCGTTAAGCTCATGCCTTATATTTACAGCACCCACGATTTGTTGACTCTCGGTGAGTAGCCAGTATGTACTGTCTTTGACCCAACCTTCGGGAATATCGATACCTTGTTCATTGCGCTGCAAAAACGCCAACATCTCATCAAAAGCAGAAGGATCTTTGGAAATGACCCACGGTACCATCAACTCTCCACTTCTCACCCAGTCTTCATAAAATTCCAAATATGCATCCTTATACGCTCGCGATGGTTTAATTAATCTAACATGTTCTTTCCCCACAGTCATTACACCCTCCCAACAGATATTGAAACTGCCATGCTGCCGCTTCCAGGACACAACATTCTTGCTCTTCCATCAGACAAGTTCGAAAAAGGACCTGCGTGTGAGCAGATCCTTTTCAAAAGTACATCTTACCGTTTATTCTATTATTATACGGACTCTGTCAATGTAACATCCTGAACATCTCGGTCCTTCTTCATATCCGTGTCCTTGTAATTGAATTGGTAACTTCCTGATCCAAGTGTAACTTCAATATCGTCTCCAATACTTCGAATATCCTGAACTTCATTTACCTGATCCAACGGTTTCCCTTGCTCCAGAACGATCTGTGCACCTGCTCCAGGAAGACGTACCGTACCTCTCGTATTGACAGGAATGTGCACGCGTATCTCCATTTCTCCCTCCGCCAGCCGATGCCAACTTGAAGCAACTTGACCATACATCGTCTCCAAGCTCGCTTCCACCCAATCCAGTCCAGGTCCGGGTTGCGGCTCAATATGCACCATTCGGAATCCTGGCTGATGTTCATCGGACTTGATTCCGGCAACATAACGATACATCCATTCCCCAATCGCACCATACGCATAGTGGTTAAATGAGTTCATATCAGCACTCCAGAGACTGCCATCCTCTTTGATCCCATCCCAATGTTCCCAGACTGTCGTTGCGCCTTGAGTCACCTGATATAGCCAGGACGGATAATCCTCTTGAAAAAGTAATGTATAAGCCAGATCGTGAAGACTTGCATCACTCAGTACCGGATTTAGGTAAGGTGTACCCACAAAGCCTGTAGTAAGATGATTGCCCGCCTCTTTCACAAGTTTTGCCAATTGATCGACAGCGCGAGTTCGTGCAGTCGCGTCCAGCAGGTCAAATTGCAGCGCAAGAACATGCGCTGTTTGCGTTGGAACAGCAATTTTGCCGGCTGGAGTGACGAATTCTTTGTTAAACGCAAGAACAATGTTGGTATGCAACGTTCTATAATATTCAGCATCATCTGTCTTACCAAGTACCTCTGCCGCTTTTTGAGTTAACGAAACCGAATAGGCATAGAATGCAGTTGCTACATAGTCCGTGTCCGTTGCGCCAACATAACTATCCGGCTTGGAATCCAGTCCCAGCCAATCGCCAAAGTGGAATCCCGTGTTCCACAGATATGGGTTATCGCCCTGCCCGTGAATGTACTCGATCCACCGCTTCATACTCTCATATTGTTCAGCCAGTAATCTGGCATCCCCATACATCTCATAGATGGTCCAAGGACAGATGACTGCTGCATCACCCCAAGCGGCGGAGGAATGACTGGTGTCTCCCCATCCTTCCGACGTGGAACTTCTCAGATCCGGAACGAAGAATGGAATACCTCCATCTTCTCCCTGATCCGCTTCCAGATCCCGCAACCACTTGGTGAAAAAGGGCGCCGTATTCATGAGGTAGGAGGACGTGCGGACAAACATCTGTGCATCACCGGTCCACCCGAGCCGTTCATCCCTCTGTGGGCAGTCTGTCGGCACATCAAGGAAATTCCCCTTTTGCCCCCACAATATATTGTGATGCAGTTGGTTCACCAGGGGACTGGAGCACGAGAACTGACCTGTTTGCTCCATATTTGAGTGCAGCACTATGCCAGTGAAATTATCGAGATGAATGTGTTCAGAAAAGCCAACCAGCTTCACATATCGGAACCCCTGGAACGTAAAATGCGGTTCAAATGTTTCTACTTCATCCCCCTTGGATGTATAGCGAATACACTGCTTGGCAGCTCGAAGATTATCGGTGTAGAAGTTGCCCTCATGATCCAATATCTCAGCATGGTGCAGCTCAACCGTCTGACCGACCTCACCTTGAATGCTAAATCTCACCCATCCCACCATATTCTGCCCCATGTCTATTACACGATCTCCCTGTGGAGTTGTTAAGAAGGCGATTGGCTGTATTTGTTCGACTTGGGTAACGGGTACATTCTCCTGCGCAACGATGATATCCTTGGGATGTTCCAATATGTTCACAGGTGACCAATTCACTTCAGATGTATCCGACCAATCAGACTCCAATCGCGCATCATACGTCTCCCCCATATAGATGTCCGACATGCGAATGGCACTTGGAGCAGTCGTCCACTCACCATTGGATACAATACATTCCTCTGATCCATCTGCGTATTTCATATGCAGTTCCAGCAGCAATGCGGACGTTGAACCAAATATCTCCCGTTCTTTGTTCCAGCCAAGATATCCCCGATACCAGCCATCTCCAAGATATGCACCCAATATATTCTGTCCATTTTGAAGCAAGTGGGTAACATCATAGGTTTGATATTGTAATCGCTTACGATAAGAAGTCCAGCCAGGTGTAAAATAATCTTCTCCTACTCTTGAGTTGTTGATGTACAACTCGTATAATCCAAGTGCTGTGACATATATTCTGGCAGACGTAACAGGTTGTTTCACATTAAACTGCTTGCGCATACGCGGGCATGACGTATCTCCATCATCTGATGCTTGAGCTGTGATCCATTCTGCTTGCCACTTGTTATGACGATCCATAAGTCCCATCTCGAAATAAGCCGTTTCGGACCAACCCGAATCACTTCCTGTATCATCCCATGCCCGAACCCGGTAATAGTATCGTGTTTGCGGAGAAGGCTGAAAATGTTTTAGTTCCACATGTATGGATTGATCACTGCTTATCTCGCCAGAATCCCATGTAATCCCTTCAAAATCTTTCGTTAGGGAGAGTTGTACCTGGTAAGCGGATTGCATACAGTTCCGCCGATCAGACTGCAACTGCCAACTTAATCTCGGTGATTTTACATCGAGGCCTATCGGGTTGACTCTATATTCACAGCG of Paenibacillus sp. FSL R5-0517 contains these proteins:
- a CDS encoding GNAT family N-acetyltransferase, producing the protein MTVGKEHVRLIKPSRAYKDAYLEFYEDWVRSGELMVPWVISKDPSAFDEMLAFLQRNEQGIDIPEGWVKDSTYWLLTESQQIVGAVNIRHELNDKLFNSGGHIGYGIRPGERQSGYGSEILRLSLEKTRELGITKVLVVCDANNEPSRRVILRNGGIQDENYVESNGNVVERFWIENVE
- a CDS encoding acyltransferase: MNQPVNRPRRIEYLDLYRALAIMAVVAIHATSTAVAHYPKHTLDHDVYYFWNTFLQFAVPAFLFLSSLVLFYNYSSKVNEKGWMLTFYKKRLFYVCVPYVVWSFIYFTVKQLLAGKEPLTHGVQFAKQLVMGTAHTHLYFFLIILQFYIVFPLLLSLTRHLLFTRYLPLFFIMGQAIFYALHLQFHFERTGSLLPSYLIVIGFGAWVGLNFEWALKKLYTHRYALIVALLSGGAIFIYGNAYIKTAFPAYPVVTYTVLFLFRNLFTLSACLLLLIFSERLGAGKHTEVRKATHVLDSLGTVAFGVFLMHPLVLLFWRREFSDDLARHFSVGIILSYVVALLISWICAMGLRRMKWGWVLIGR
- a CDS encoding family 78 glycoside hydrolase catalytic domain — its product is MQSAYQVQLSLTKDFEGITWDSGEISSDQSIHVELKHFQPSPQTRYYYRVRAWDDTGSDSGWSETAYFEMGLMDRHNKWQAEWITAQASDDGDTSCPRMRKQFNVKQPVTSARIYVTALGLYELYINNSRVGEDYFTPGWTSYRKRLQYQTYDVTHLLQNGQNILGAYLGDGWYRGYLGWNKEREIFGSTSALLLELHMKYADGSEECIVSNGEWTTAPSAIRMSDIYMGETYDARLESDWSDTSEVNWSPVNILEHPKDIIVAQENVPVTQVEQIQPIAFLTTPQGDRVIDMGQNMVGWVRFSIQGEVGQTVELHHAEILDHEGNFYTDNLRAAKQCIRYTSKGDEVETFEPHFTFQGFRYVKLVGFSEHIHLDNFTGIVLHSNMEQTGQFSCSSPLVNQLHHNILWGQKGNFLDVPTDCPQRDERLGWTGDAQMFVRTSSYLMNTAPFFTKWLRDLEADQGEDGGIPFFVPDLRSSTSEGWGDTSHSSAAWGDAAVICPWTIYEMYGDARLLAEQYESMKRWIEYIHGQGDNPYLWNTGFHFGDWLGLDSKPDSYVGATDTDYVATAFYAYSVSLTQKAAEVLGKTDDAEYYRTLHTNIVLAFNKEFVTPAGKIAVPTQTAHVLALQFDLLDATARTRAVDQLAKLVKEAGNHLTTGFVGTPYLNPVLSDASLHDLAYTLLFQEDYPSWLYQVTQGATTVWEHWDGIKEDGSLWSADMNSFNHYAYGAIGEWMYRYVAGIKSDEHQPGFRMVHIEPQPGPGLDWVEASLETMYGQVASSWHRLAEGEMEIRVHIPVNTRGTVRLPGAGAQIVLEQGKPLDQVNEVQDIRSIGDDIEVTLGSGSYQFNYKDTDMKKDRDVQDVTLTESV